In the genome of Sphingomonas alpina, the window GTGCACCGATCCCGGCCTTGCGGAGTCCCTCGGCCAGCGCCGCCGGGGCTAGCGCATAGCCAACCGAAAGCCCGGCGAGACCGTAGACCTTGGCAAGGGTGCGGAAGACCAGGACATTTGCGCCGTCACGAAGATATCGCACCGCACTCCGACCGGCGAGGTCGTCATACTCCAGATAGGCTTCATCGACGACCACCAGTGTCCGGCGCGCGGAGTCCAGAATGAATGCGTCCAGCGCCGCCTGGTCGTTCACGGTGCCTGATGGATTGTGCGGATTGACCAGATTGACTGCCAGCGTTCGCGTGTCGATCGCGCGGGCAAGCGCCGGCAGGTCGTTTTCGAGCCGCGCGTTGAGCGGGACCGGCACCGCCACCCCGCCCAGCGGCGCGCTGGCATCAACCAGTGCGGTATAGCCGGGCGCCGAATAGACGATGCCACCGCCGCCCGGATTCTGGCGCGCCAGGAAAAGCCCCAGTGGCTCAAGCACTTCGCCAATCACGACTTGCTGAGGGGCGACCCGTTCGAGCGCGGCAATCTGCTTTGTCAGCGCATCGACTTCGCCTTGCTCGACATAGCGTTCGACCCCGCGAATATGCGCGGCGATCGCTTGTCCTACCTTAGGCGATGGACCAAACGCATTCTCGTTCAGGTTGAGCCGGATCGGGCCGACCGGGCGCGGCGGGCTAGCTGCGCGGGCCGGCATCGCGGTGGCGAGGAGGCCCGCGCCGCCGACTTGCAGCCATTGCCGGCGGGTGAGAGGAGCATTCTCAGACATCAGAAGCTGAATCCTGCACGGACATAATAAAAGGCTCCGCTGAAGCCGAAGGGCGAAAACTCACTATATGGGAACACCCCGAACGTATCGGCCCCGGTCAGCGCCGGTGTCGATGCGATGTTCTTGGTCGGATAGACATTGAAGATATTGTTGGCGCCGACCGTCGCGGTGATGTTGGGCGTGACCTGACCGGTGAAACTGAAATCGGTGACCCATTTGGGATCGAGCCGCTGGATCACATCGAGATTGCCGGCGGCACCCGATTCTGTCGGGAGCGTCCGGAAGGGCGTCGAACCCTGTGCGATCAGCGCGACATTGGCCGATGTCTGGTTTGTCAGCGCGACCTGCTCGACCCGGCCGTAGCGTGTGGTGCGGGCATCGAAGGTGATCGGCCCGATCTTCCAGTTGGCGCCTAGCGCGATCTTGTCTCGCGGCTGGCCATGTTCGATGCGGGTGCGTTCGTTGATGTCGAACAAGGGCGTGGTGATCCCCAGCGCGGTAATCTGGCCGGGCGTTCTGCCGACCCGACGAAGCTGGACCTGATTATAATTATACGCAGCACTCAGCCGCAGCACGCTCCAGCCGCCGAGCCTGGTGGTATAGGCGGCCGTCACATCCACGCCTCGGGTGCGCGTGTCGATCGCGTTGGTGAAGTAGCGCACGCTGGTCACGCCCGGGATGCCGATCGACGCGAGATAGTCGCGCAGGACACGGCGCCCGGCGGCATCGACATAATTGGACGACAGTGCGATCTGATTGTCGATATCGATCTGATAATAATCGACCGATGCGGTGAGCCCGCCGCCGGCAAAGGTCAGGCCACCGCCGAAATTGGTCGATTTCTCAGGCTTGAGGTCTTGCGCACCGAGCGCCCGGGCGAGCGTCGACCCGACCGGGGCGGTGCGTACCAGTACGAATTCGGGAAAGCCGGTAGTGTTGTTGACGATGGTGCGGCTGCTGGTCGAACTGAAATATTGCTGCGCCAGCGAAGGCGCATGGAAGCCGGTGCTGACCGAACCTCGCAGTGCGAAGCCGGCCGGCAGCTGGAGGCGAGTCGATGCCTGGCCGTTCCAGGTATCGCCGAAATCGCTGTAATCCTCATAGCGGCCGGCAAGGTTCACCTGCCAGCCCTTGGTCACCTCGGTATTGAGTTCAGCGAACGCTCCGATCGCATGGCGATCGACCTTGACCGCGTCGGCCGGCTGGATACCGGCAAAGCCCTGCGATCCGATCGTCGGTACCGCGCCGGCGTTGGGGCCATCGAGGATGCGGGCCGACCCAAAGGCATAGCTGTTCGGCTCGCCCGGCGTGATCTTATAACCATCGTAGCGCAGCTCGGCACCCACCGCCAAGCCGACCGGTGCCGCCAGCCCGACATCGAAATCGCGCGACAAAGTGAGGTCGGTGGTCGACTGCCAGTTGCTGAACTTGCCGGCGTAGAAGCGGGTCGGGCTTGCCGTGCCAAGCGTCGCGTTGAGCGTGTTGGTCGGACGATATTCGATGCTGTTACCACCATAGACCGAGGACAGGTCCCAGCCCCAGCCCGCCAGGTCGCCGCGCAGCCCGAGTCCGGCCGAATAGTCGACGCTCTTGGTGTCGATGAACGGGAGGAAGCCATTGGGGTAGATCGCGCGGACATTCTCGTCCTGGCCGGCGCGGCGGAACGACGCGTTGGAGTGCGCCTTGCTCTCGCGATAACCGCCAAAGCCGTAAAGCTCGGCATCGCCGATCGGCTTCTTCAGATTGACGACCACGCTTGCGTCCTTCGTGTCCCCCTCATCGGCGAACCGCCACACATTGCGATCGACGGCCGCCTCGCGCGGGTCGAGCGTGGTGCCGGCAATCCCGCCCGGCGGATTAAGCCCGAGCCCGGCGCCATAGCGGGCCGACAGGGGCTGCGGCGTGCCGGTGGGCGAGGTGCCGAAATAGAATTGGCGCGTATCCGGCAGCGCCCGGTTCGCACCCTTATGGTCGCGATAATAAGCGGTTGCATTGATGAAGCCGTCATCGCCGAGCTTGAGG includes:
- a CDS encoding aminotransferase class I/II-fold pyridoxal phosphate-dependent enzyme translates to MSENAPLTRRQWLQVGGAGLLATAMPARAASPPRPVGPIRLNLNENAFGPSPKVGQAIAAHIRGVERYVEQGEVDALTKQIAALERVAPQQVVIGEVLEPLGLFLARQNPGGGGIVYSAPGYTALVDASAPLGGVAVPVPLNARLENDLPALARAIDTRTLAVNLVNPHNPSGTVNDQAALDAFILDSARRTLVVVDEAYLEYDDLAGRSAVRYLRDGANVLVFRTLAKVYGLAGLSVGYALAPAALAEGLRKAGIGAPHSLNRLALVAAAAALEIRPMSGRSASIVSANGPG
- a CDS encoding TonB-dependent receptor plug domain-containing protein, producing the protein MPKKSAWLFATSLVSFQANAQDLAAPDTSTAASTVPGDEIVVTGTRFSDRTVTTSPVPIDVLRGDDLRASGYQETTEVLRQLAPSFAFATPTTPDGNTHIHSASLRGLSPDETLVLVNGKRLHNAAWVNTGGTIGKGATPTDLNQIPAAAIGRIEILRDGASAQYGSDAIAGVINILLREDTKFHGTASAGSTYNGGGDTYEFSLGGGLKLGDDGFINATAYYRDHKGANRALPDTRQFYFGTSPTGTPQPLSARYGAGLGLNPPGGIAGTTLDPREAAVDRNVWRFADEGDTKDASVVVNLKKPIGDAELYGFGGYRESKAHSNASFRRAGQDENVRAIYPNGFLPFIDTKSVDYSAGLGLRGDLAGWGWDLSSVYGGNSIEYRPTNTLNATLGTASPTRFYAGKFSNWQSTTDLTLSRDFDVGLAAPVGLAVGAELRYDGYKITPGEPNSYAFGSARILDGPNAGAVPTIGSQGFAGIQPADAVKVDRHAIGAFAELNTEVTKGWQVNLAGRYEDYSDFGDTWNGQASTRLQLPAGFALRGSVSTGFHAPSLAQQYFSSTSSRTIVNNTTGFPEFVLVRTAPVGSTLARALGAQDLKPEKSTNFGGGLTFAGGGLTASVDYYQIDIDNQIALSSNYVDAAGRRVLRDYLASIGIPGVTSVRYFTNAIDTRTRGVDVTAAYTTRLGGWSVLRLSAAYNYNQVQLRRVGRTPGQITALGITTPLFDINERTRIEHGQPRDKIALGANWKIGPITFDARTTRYGRVEQVALTNQTSANVALIAQGSTPFRTLPTESGAAGNLDVIQRLDPKWVTDFSFTGQVTPNITATVGANNIFNVYPTKNIASTPALTGADTFGVFPYSEFSPFGFSGAFYYVRAGFSF